CCCTAGCTAATGCTTAAACTAATAAATAgcagatgtataatatatgtacaTAATTTAAGCGTATATAATTAGTGTATAATTCTTCTATCTCCAAAATTGTGAAGATTAGGATTAAAATCTTTGTTAGTCATGGCTTTATGGTTCTTATATGGAAAATTTGAAAACTACTGGAGTTTGGTCGCCCTTTCTTGCCTTtaatttgtttctctctctcttgctaataataatattttgtgtgcaaaattgcaAATGTATCTCTAAGCATTTATCTATGAGAAAAAGAGGGGTTTAAGCATTTCATAACTAAACATGATTCAGAATAAAAATTTACTCGTATGATTGCAAAATATATTTATATCAATCTAATAAATACATAATCTGTTTCTTTAAATATATTCGTATTACTCCcccggtccataataagtgattttttgatttttttattttggtccaaaataaatattctttttaGATAATCCAGAATGAATTAACTGTAGTTTTTTAAATTTGCCCCTATTTACATATCACAATGTGTCAAGTTAACAATATGCAAGctttaattaagggtaatttagtcaaaatatttatttatttttcagaaattagtATTTTATTAAGGGATGTgtcaaagacaaaaaaaaatcagTTATTATGAACTAAAGGGAGTACTAAAGtataattaatttatgacttaaTCATAATAAATTAGTGCAGTTAAATATAAACATAGGGCCGGAAGTTAAGTATTCACTAAAATTCCTTCCCTTCTTAATACTCCTAACCAGAATACAGTACAATTTGCCTTTTTCCTTGCATTTCTCTCTTATTCACACTTTTTCCTTCCCTTTTTGTCCTTCTCTTTTGCAAGTCATTACATGTTAAGACCTTTTCTTGATCCAAACTATAAAGAACTTAAGTTCTTTCCTTCTGCTGTACATTTATTTCAATCCTTTTTAAAACTAACTTGTTTTGTCCTTATCTGAATACAGATTTTCTCATCCAATTAATAatgtaattaaaaattaaaggTTCCTCTTTTTGGAATTGATTGAGTAAAAAGGAAGGTATTACTTAgattcttctctttctctttctgtcATTCGTTTCAAGCTGGGGTTTTTCAAGATTGTTCTTTTACTTTCTGGGGTTTAATGATTTAATGTGATTTATGCCTGTGTTTAACCATGGAACTCCTTTTCTCCAAATGGGTCTCTGCTTTTCTACTCTGCTGTTGGCTTAGTTCCTCTGTTGGGCATTCAGGTTTagtccttttctcttttcttgcttTCTGTTTTTTCAAGATTCTGAAATAATGTGTTTTGTGACACTAAAaaaatgtgtttttttttttccattcttttttgTAATTTGTAGTGGAGGGGTTACATGGAAATGCAAGAGTAAGAGCAGTGAATTTAGGTGGATGGTTGGTTATAGAAGGGTGGATAAAGCCTTCACTTTTTGACAATATTCCCAATGGAGATATGCTTGTATGTTTTTTTTATGCTTCAGAATCTTTTTAAGTTACTATTTAGATTgaaaagttttgaaattttttgggagATGATTGTAATTTGGCAATGTAGGATGGAACACAGGTTCAATTCAAATCTGTGACAttgcaaaaatatttttctgcACAGAATGGTGGAGGCTTGAATGTCACTGTGGATAGAGATAATCCTTTAGAATGGGAAATATTCAAGGTGAAATGCATTATCAAATTGCTCATTGTATTTCTTATTGTTGATAGTATCCCTTTTATGTCCTAAATTTATGGTTAGCTAAAGATATTCTATGTAATCTGTTCCATCTATTTGACCTCCTATatgattttgtttttatttcagTTAGATTTCCAATTGGTTTTAACATTTAGAATGAAGGGAATGTATTAGTTGAGAATATGTGATATGTTAGCAGTTCTACTGTAAGTCTTATGCTTTAGAGGAGTAGTTAACCTTTCAGAGATTTATACCATTAGAAAATGGATAGAACTTTCTAAtactttttatttatatttgcatAGTATTGGTATGAGATGATTTAAATGAAGTAACGTggtcagtgaggattcatatagtcgacccaacttgtttgggactgaggcgtagttattgttgttattgttgttgttgttgtaatggaGGGAATGTTTTGCAAGCAGTGaacttttagttgatttcaatTGAAACTCCATATTTCAATTTTAATGATTGAATTGATAATTCTTATTTACCTGTTTCAAAGTTGTCTTTCTCCTTTTAGCCATGCATTATCTTTCACATCAAAAATCTAATCTTTACTATTTTGAAAATCTATTTCATTTTTTCAGTTATATTTTGGAAAATTAAAGCATGATTCCTTTTACATCTGTAAAGTTGCTTATGAAGCTTATTCTGACATCAAGTAAGCCTTAAGCTAGAAATTGTTCATTCTGAGAAAAGAATCTGATTAATTTGCTTTCTCTTAGCAGTTGTGGAGAGTTTCTGATTCAGTATTTCAGTTTCGAACTTCTGAAGGGCAATTTCTGACATGCAGCGGCGATGGTAGTATTGTGACTGCAACAGCGGAGTCTCCCTCTGATTCAGAAACATTCTATCTTGAAAGGAACTTCAACAATAGAGTTCACATCAAACTTAAAGGTGGAACTTATATACAGGTAATTTCTCATTTGTTTTACTTTTGCATAGGGCAAAAGCTCTTCTTGCAACTATAGAGTTCATCTGATAATGCATCTTCTTGTGTTGAAGCTATCAGCATTTTTGTGTTTATACAATTCTATCCATTTCTTGTGGTTTAAATAATATATGTATAGAATAACTGCAAATACAGAAAATTCTTGTTTATGCTCTAGGTTTTAGGAGCTATGGTAGTATTTTGTCAGGTTAGATGACATGATAAGGCTCATCCCCTATTTCTATTCTACTTATTTTGGACATGTTGATTAATTTCATCTTGGGCGAACTTGTAGTGTGTATACTTCTTTAGTACTGAATTCCAAATAAAAATTTTGCAGTGTGCCgcaaatattttttgaaatttcttcAGCTCTCTCTGTAAGTCCTAGTAACATTGACATTGTGCTTTTATGGTGTAAAGCAAGATTTCTTTTTCCTACCCTTGGAGGTCAATCCTATGGATGGTCGAGAAGTTGTGATCTTGTTCTTTTGAGTTGTTTTTATTTGAGCTAGTATATATTCTTGTGCACTAGCTTTTGCATTATGTTATGACATTCAAGTCTATCAAAAGTTCTACTAGAACTGCTGTATAATCTCTCTGGATCAATGTAATAGTATTCGACCTTGTTCACTTAGGCCTCAAGTGACAATATTCTCAGAGCAGACTTTCCGGGGACTCCAGGTTGGGATGATAATGCAGCCACATTTGAGATGACGATTGTGGGAAAGATGCAAGGTGACTTCCAGCTCGCTAATGGATATGGGCATGACAAAGCAAAAGAAGTTCTTAAGGTAAATCAATCATGTTATTGCTTTTAGTTCAGTTATTTACTGGAGGTAAGTAAGACACCATCCTTCGGAATTCACAAACCAGGGTAGATTGCAATATCAACAAAAGCATTTTTATGGCAACAAGACCAACTAGCCACTTTATATACTCTGCTGAGTTTATCGTGTCGTGATTCCTAcactttttttccattttttcctttgtctGTCTTTCTTGGAAGATGGGGTTGTTTGCTGATAATCTGATTTTAGATAAGTGGATCTTTAACCTATTTCAAGCTCATAGTATTTCTCGTCTTTTTTGTATGTTGCAGAAGCATAGGAATAGTTTTATCACAGTCGATGACTTCGATTTCCTGTACAGACACGGAATAGATACTGTTAGGATTCCTGTTGGCTGGTGGATAGCTTCTGATTCAATTCCTCCCGCTCCTTTTATTGGTGGAAGTTTAGAAGCTCTTGATAATGCATTCTCGTGGGCGCAGTAGGTCTTGAATTCTACTATTGCTTTTGTCTTT
The sequence above is drawn from the Nicotiana tabacum cultivar K326 chromosome 13, ASM71507v2, whole genome shotgun sequence genome and encodes:
- the LOC107799343 gene encoding putative glucan 1,3-beta-glucosidase A isoform X1, whose protein sequence is MELLFSKWVSAFLLCCWLSSSVGHSVEGLHGNARVRAVNLGGWLVIEGWIKPSLFDNIPNGDMLDGTQVQFKSVTLQKYFSAQNGGGLNVTVDRDNPLEWEIFKLWRVSDSVFQFRTSEGQFLTCSGDGSIVTATAESPSDSETFYLERNFNNRVHIKLKGGTYIQASSDNILRADFPGTPGWDDNAATFEMTIVGKMQGDFQLANGYGHDKAKEVLKKHRNSFITVDDFDFLYRHGIDTVRIPVGWWIASDSIPPAPFIGGSLEALDNAFSWAQSYNIKCIIDLHAAPGSQNGMEHSASRDGTVNWPTSPEYISQTLDAIDFLASRYAVHPALLGIELLNEPSAADVPLDVLVPFYKQGYKIVRKYSTTAYVIFCQRIGNADPFELYQANIGSLNTVVDLHYYNLFDRYFDKLTSLENIQFIYKSRQSQIQALNSANGPLVFVGEWVNEWNVTNGSLADYQDFGRVQLDVYNAASFGWSYWTLKCEKKHWDFEWSVRNNYLQLQPGVYVGKSRGKMISRVILLLGVACIWIFLH
- the LOC107799343 gene encoding putative glucan 1,3-beta-glucosidase A isoform X2; amino-acid sequence: MELLFSKWVSAFLLCCWLSSSVGHSVEGLHGNARVRAVNLGGWLVIEGWIKPSLFDNIPNGDMLVQFKSVTLQKYFSAQNGGGLNVTVDRDNPLEWEIFKLWRVSDSVFQFRTSEGQFLTCSGDGSIVTATAESPSDSETFYLERNFNNRVHIKLKGGTYIQASSDNILRADFPGTPGWDDNAATFEMTIVGKMQGDFQLANGYGHDKAKEVLKKHRNSFITVDDFDFLYRHGIDTVRIPVGWWIASDSIPPAPFIGGSLEALDNAFSWAQSYNIKCIIDLHAAPGSQNGMEHSASRDGTVNWPTSPEYISQTLDAIDFLASRYAVHPALLGIELLNEPSAADVPLDVLVPFYKQGYKIVRKYSTTAYVIFCQRIGNADPFELYQANIGSLNTVVDLHYYNLFDRYFDKLTSLENIQFIYKSRQSQIQALNSANGPLVFVGEWVNEWNVTNGSLADYQDFGRVQLDVYNAASFGWSYWTLKCEKKHWDFEWSVRNNYLQLQPGVYVGKSRGKMISRVILLLGVACIWIFLH